A genomic region of Deinococcus sp. KSM4-11 contains the following coding sequences:
- the uvrC gene encoding excinuclease ABC subunit UvrC, with protein MHLDDLPVLPASPGVYIFRKGGIPIYIGKAINLRSRVMQHFKAGGKSGKFTALAETLEFITARNEVEALVLEANLIKQHRPHYNVLLKDDKHYPFLKLTNEPFPMLVVTRRVIKDGAQYYGPYPDASAVRRVKHLIDTMFPLRKNSGLPMQKKARPCLNFHMGRCLGPCVDRAEPDAYRRVVDDVRTLLEGRAAPVIAGLKVDMAQAARGQDFEQAARLRDRVQAVEKLFGTEQHAFVSDETDLDFLGVAQAGEYAMVQLFRMRAGRVVGRDKRFLTNAEDGTLGEVVEAFVQDYYTQATHVPPLILLPEGFEDAPLWSEFLSQKAGRRIEMRTPKRGDKVDLVEMAQRNASTGLESELALLERRGDHPGLDSLREVLALPDRPWRIEGYDNSNLFGTNIVSGMVVFEGGRARRGEHRRFKVKGLDHPDDYTSMKQTIVRRFTGSLSDKLPLPDLLLIDGGRGQVNAALDALKEAEVQVPVVGLAKREERLILPGRHGAQWWLDSGTEIGTDRELLLPHTHPALRMLIGVRDEVHQYAVTYHRKLRGETMLRSVFDDLPGIGQKRRDALLEHFTSLEDLASASVDQIAAVPGMTGRAAQSVKSFLTQREANLTPITE; from the coding sequence GTGCATCTCGACGACCTGCCCGTGCTGCCCGCCAGTCCAGGCGTGTACATCTTCCGCAAGGGCGGCATACCGATCTATATCGGCAAGGCAATCAACCTGCGCTCTAGGGTCATGCAGCACTTCAAGGCAGGCGGCAAGAGCGGCAAATTCACCGCTCTGGCGGAAACGCTGGAATTCATCACGGCGCGCAACGAGGTCGAGGCGCTCGTCCTGGAAGCCAACCTCATCAAGCAGCACCGTCCGCACTACAACGTGCTGCTCAAGGACGACAAGCATTACCCGTTCCTGAAACTGACGAACGAGCCCTTCCCCATGCTGGTCGTCACGCGCCGCGTCATCAAGGACGGCGCGCAGTACTACGGCCCGTACCCGGACGCCTCGGCGGTTCGGCGGGTGAAGCACCTGATCGACACGATGTTCCCGCTACGCAAGAACAGCGGCCTGCCCATGCAGAAGAAGGCCCGTCCCTGCCTGAACTTCCACATGGGCCGCTGCCTGGGCCCATGCGTGGATCGCGCTGAGCCAGACGCGTACAGACGCGTCGTAGACGATGTCCGAACCCTGCTGGAGGGGCGGGCTGCGCCAGTGATTGCCGGGCTGAAGGTCGATATGGCGCAGGCGGCCAGGGGGCAGGATTTTGAGCAGGCCGCGCGCCTGCGTGACCGGGTACAGGCCGTGGAGAAACTCTTCGGTACCGAGCAGCACGCCTTCGTGAGCGACGAAACGGATCTCGATTTCCTCGGGGTAGCGCAGGCGGGCGAATATGCCATGGTACAGCTCTTCCGGATGCGGGCCGGGCGGGTCGTGGGACGCGACAAACGGTTCCTCACGAATGCGGAGGACGGCACCCTGGGTGAAGTCGTGGAAGCATTCGTTCAGGACTACTACACGCAGGCCACCCACGTTCCGCCCCTGATCCTGCTGCCCGAGGGGTTCGAGGACGCGCCATTGTGGAGCGAATTCCTGTCCCAGAAAGCCGGCCGCAGGATCGAGATGAGGACGCCGAAACGCGGCGACAAGGTCGATCTCGTCGAGATGGCGCAGCGAAACGCGAGCACCGGGCTGGAGAGCGAACTGGCCCTGCTGGAGCGGCGGGGCGACCATCCCGGTCTGGACAGCCTGCGGGAGGTGCTGGCGCTGCCCGACCGGCCCTGGCGGATCGAGGGCTATGACAACAGCAACCTGTTCGGCACGAATATCGTGTCCGGTATGGTCGTCTTCGAGGGCGGCCGTGCCCGGCGGGGCGAGCACCGCCGGTTCAAGGTGAAGGGCCTCGACCATCCGGACGACTACACCAGCATGAAACAGACCATCGTGCGTCGGTTCACGGGCAGCCTGTCGGACAAGTTGCCGCTTCCGGATCTGCTGCTGATTGACGGGGGGCGCGGTCAGGTGAACGCCGCGCTCGACGCCTTGAAAGAAGCCGAGGTGCAGGTGCCGGTGGTCGGCCTGGCCAAGCGTGAGGAGCGCCTGATCCTGCCCGGTCGCCATGGAGCGCAGTGGTGGCTGGACAGCGGCACCGAGATCGGCACGGATCGTGAACTGCTGCTGCCGCACACGCACCCGGCGCTGCGCATGTTGATCGGCGTGCGCGACGAGGTGCACCAGTACGCGGTCACGTACCACCGCAAACTGCGCGGCGAGACAATGCTGCGTAGCGTCTTCGACGACCTGCCGGGCATCGGGCAGAAGCGGCGGGACGCGCTGCTGGAGCACTTCACCAGCCTGGAGGATCTGGCATCGGCCAGCGTGGATCAGATTGCGGCCGTGCCGGGCATGACGGGCCGCGCCGCCCAGAGCGTGAAATCGTTCCTGACGCAGCGCGAAGCGAATCTAACGCCGATCACGGAGTGA
- a CDS encoding Gfo/Idh/MocA family protein, which translates to MTPRIAVIGCGNRGADVYATHLTKQGAQIVALVDPRPDRLAEVARRFDVPDGACFAHWDEFFNAGKVADAVVIATPDHLHVEPCLQALQLGYHVLLEKPICLEETELDVILQAEAASSGTVTVCHVLRSTPFFQDIRRVVDSDVLGPLIGMIWTENVGYWHYAHSYVRGNWRASPPAAPFLLAKSCHDLDLLRWYAGSPPVTVSSVGGLNHFRPENAPAGASDRCVTCPVADCPFDARRFYRSRPTDRWPVTVLVAGGHSLEEALASGPYGECVYAGRNTVVDHQAVTVGFQGGLTAQLTVTAFTHDNTRTLKLVGPFGELRGHMERGELEHHEFRTGHSRTWTVEASGNHGGGDIALVSSWLSALRGEAPWPSPLSVSLDSHRMAFAAERARLNGSVVNL; encoded by the coding sequence ATGACGCCCCGGATCGCGGTCATCGGGTGTGGGAACCGGGGCGCGGACGTGTACGCCACGCACCTGACGAAACAGGGGGCCCAGATTGTGGCGCTGGTCGATCCCCGCCCGGATCGCCTGGCCGAAGTCGCCCGGCGGTTCGATGTCCCGGATGGCGCGTGCTTCGCGCACTGGGACGAGTTCTTCAACGCTGGCAAGGTCGCGGATGCAGTTGTCATCGCCACGCCCGATCATCTGCATGTGGAGCCGTGTCTCCAGGCCCTGCAACTTGGGTACCACGTCCTGCTGGAAAAACCCATCTGTCTGGAAGAAACCGAACTGGACGTGATCCTCCAGGCCGAAGCGGCCTCAAGCGGCACGGTCACGGTCTGCCACGTGCTCCGGAGCACGCCGTTCTTCCAGGACATCCGCCGGGTCGTGGATTCCGACGTGTTGGGGCCACTGATCGGCATGATTTGGACGGAGAACGTCGGCTACTGGCATTATGCGCACTCCTATGTGCGGGGAAACTGGCGTGCGAGTCCACCGGCGGCCCCGTTCCTGCTCGCGAAGTCCTGCCATGATCTGGATCTTCTGCGCTGGTACGCGGGCAGCCCCCCCGTCACGGTAAGCAGTGTGGGCGGCCTGAATCACTTCCGCCCGGAAAACGCGCCAGCTGGAGCATCGGATCGGTGCGTGACCTGCCCGGTGGCCGACTGCCCCTTTGATGCCCGGCGCTTCTATCGCAGCCGACCAACGGATCGCTGGCCCGTCACGGTGCTGGTTGCCGGGGGCCACAGTCTGGAGGAGGCCCTCGCGAGCGGTCCCTACGGCGAGTGTGTGTATGCCGGACGCAACACGGTGGTCGATCACCAGGCGGTCACCGTGGGGTTCCAGGGTGGCCTGACCGCGCAGCTCACGGTCACTGCCTTCACCCACGACAACACCCGCACCCTCAAACTCGTCGGGCCGTTCGGCGAGCTGCGTGGCCACATGGAACGCGGAGAACTCGAGCACCATGAGTTCCGGACTGGCCACAGCCGCACCTGGACGGTTGAAGCCAGCGGCAACCATGGCGGCGGCGATATTGCCCTGGTGTCGTCATGGCTGAGCGCCCTCCGTGGCGAGGCGCCATGGCCCTCTCCCCTGTCAGTGTCGCTCGACTCGCATCGCATGGCCTTCGCGGCAGAACGGGCTCGCCTGAATGGATCCGTTGTAAATCTATAA
- a CDS encoding dipeptide epimerase, protein MTTAHDLSWETLELHTAQPFGIARWTHLVYPRTIVTLNLDGQVGRGEAAPNAFYGETRGTVEAILPLLAPAVQDPWEWDGLTARLSALMPHDHPSVKCALEMAALEWCARSVNQPVWRLLGLTPSPIPDSSYTVSLGELPSMRAQAREAVARGYSILKVKLGTDRDEAILEALREEVPDVTLRVDANAAWTRARARRMLGVLDAAKVELLEQPLAAADLEGHAELRARAPMPVVADESLHHVSDLLALTRAFDGVNLKLAKLGGPLQALRAVRLARAHGLSVMMGCMIESSLGISAAAHLAGLCDWADLDGALLLAEDPFTGLEWRAGHLTRPTKPGWGVERA, encoded by the coding sequence GTGACGACAGCCCACGACCTGAGCTGGGAAACGCTGGAGCTGCACACGGCGCAGCCCTTCGGCATCGCCCGCTGGACGCATTTGGTGTACCCGCGCACCATCGTCACGCTGAATCTAGATGGACAGGTCGGGCGGGGCGAGGCGGCCCCGAACGCCTTCTACGGCGAGACCCGCGGCACCGTCGAGGCCATCCTTCCGCTGCTCGCCCCGGCCGTGCAGGATCCGTGGGAGTGGGACGGGCTGACGGCCCGGCTGTCGGCGTTGATGCCGCACGACCATCCGAGCGTGAAGTGCGCGCTGGAGATGGCTGCGCTGGAATGGTGCGCGCGGAGTGTGAACCAGCCCGTGTGGCGGCTGCTGGGCCTCACGCCCTCCCCCATTCCGGACAGCAGTTACACCGTGTCGCTGGGCGAGTTGCCGTCCATGCGCGCCCAGGCCAGGGAGGCCGTGGCACGCGGATACAGCATCCTAAAGGTGAAGCTCGGCACGGATCGTGACGAGGCCATTCTAGAAGCCCTGCGGGAGGAGGTGCCGGACGTGACCCTGCGGGTGGATGCCAACGCCGCGTGGACCCGCGCCCGCGCCCGCCGCATGCTGGGCGTGCTTGATGCCGCCAAGGTGGAACTGCTGGAACAGCCGCTCGCCGCGGCTGATCTCGAAGGTCATGCGGAGCTGCGGGCGCGCGCGCCCATGCCGGTGGTGGCTGACGAGAGCCTCCACCATGTCTCGGATCTGCTGGCCCTGACCCGCGCCTTCGACGGCGTGAACCTCAAACTCGCGAAACTCGGCGGGCCTCTCCAGGCGTTGCGGGCCGTGCGGCTGGCCCGCGCGCACGGTCTGAGCGTGATGATGGGCTGCATGATCGAGAGCAGCCTCGGCATCAGCGCCGCCGCACACCTCGCGGGCCTGTGCGACTGGGCCGATCTGGATGGAGCCCTGCTGCTCGCGGAGGATCCTTTCACGGGGCTGGAGTGGCGAGCCGGGCACCTCACCCGGCCGACGAAGCCCGGCTGGGGCGTCGAGCGGGCATGA
- a CDS encoding C40 family peptidase, translating to MTELDPRQHAYDEHHRVAEDSLRDHLTESEWTFVAPQPMQAGNARVSLKAAPEHAAAQVTEALPGEPVEVLWDGPDGWVRARTGHDRYLGWARANELTARTQPTLKVTALRGHAFAGPKVSQPIRAELSLGSLLGRADGEIVEDAHRHWVPVLLPDGSEAWVQEVVLTPLQVHDPVDLALRFLDAPYVWGGRSAWGLDCSGLTQLVYGAVGRALPRDADQQAHALASVEEPARGDLAFFPGHVGLMLDARRMIHTNATHMRVTIETLGEGDYGRRLAGSLTGYGRWLA from the coding sequence ATGACTGAGCTCGATCCCCGCCAGCACGCCTACGACGAACACCACCGGGTGGCCGAGGACAGCCTGCGCGACCACCTCACGGAATCCGAGTGGACGTTTGTGGCCCCCCAGCCCATGCAGGCCGGGAATGCCCGCGTCTCCCTGAAAGCGGCGCCTGAACACGCTGCGGCCCAGGTGACCGAGGCCCTCCCGGGTGAGCCGGTCGAGGTGCTCTGGGACGGCCCGGACGGCTGGGTGCGTGCCCGGACGGGTCACGACCGGTACCTGGGCTGGGCACGCGCGAACGAATTGACCGCTCGTACCCAGCCGACCCTGAAGGTGACGGCGCTCCGGGGTCACGCGTTCGCCGGGCCGAAGGTGAGTCAGCCCATCCGCGCCGAGCTGAGTCTGGGCAGTCTGCTGGGCCGGGCTGACGGTGAGATCGTCGAGGACGCCCACCGGCACTGGGTGCCCGTGCTCCTGCCCGACGGCAGTGAGGCGTGGGTTCAGGAGGTCGTGCTGACGCCGCTGCAGGTTCACGATCCGGTGGATCTGGCCCTGCGATTCCTGGACGCGCCCTACGTGTGGGGAGGCCGAAGCGCGTGGGGCCTGGACTGTTCGGGCCTGACGCAGCTTGTCTACGGCGCGGTCGGCCGGGCCCTGCCACGGGATGCGGATCAGCAGGCACACGCGCTGGCATCGGTGGAAGAACCGGCACGCGGCGACCTGGCGTTCTTTCCCGGTCACGTGGGCCTCATGCTAGACGCACGGCGCATGATCCACACGAACGCGACGCACATGCGGGTCACCATCGAGACGCTGGGCGAGGGCGACTACGGGCGGCGACTGGCCGGCAGCCTGACTGGGTATGGCCGGTGGCTGGCGTGA
- a CDS encoding dipeptidase — protein MTDPTNRLLIDGHLDLAFNAGLGRDLTGTVGQLRAADPVPDQLATVTFPELRQAGLRVCLGTLFAAPLTPTMPGGYTDAEGAHAQATAQLDQYHRWQDAGWIRLLTSGAEVTHHIAESEAPLGVVLLMEGADPVRSPDDLAWWVERGVKIVGLAWGATRYAGGTDAPGPLTPAGRDLVKAMQELGVTLDASHLDDASFWDAGDLGPRMIASHSNARALVPGNRHLTDDMARAIATTGGVIGLVYLSRFLRAGIPDHQRVPLEALAEHARHYAELIGWDHVALGTDMDGGFGADKTPLGIESYRDVPSVLDLLPALARAGVAGGNWARWLQENL, from the coding sequence ATGACCGACCCCACGAATCGACTCCTGATCGATGGTCACCTCGATCTCGCCTTCAACGCCGGCCTGGGCCGCGACCTCACGGGAACGGTGGGGCAGCTGCGGGCCGCCGATCCCGTGCCCGACCAGCTGGCGACCGTGACCTTTCCTGAATTGCGGCAGGCTGGCCTTCGCGTGTGCCTGGGCACCCTCTTCGCGGCACCCCTGACGCCGACCATGCCGGGCGGCTACACGGATGCCGAGGGTGCCCACGCGCAGGCTACGGCGCAGCTCGACCAGTACCACCGCTGGCAGGACGCCGGATGGATCCGTCTGTTGACCAGCGGCGCGGAGGTGACCCACCACATCGCGGAATCCGAGGCCCCACTGGGCGTGGTGCTGCTGATGGAGGGAGCCGATCCCGTGCGGTCACCGGACGATCTCGCGTGGTGGGTGGAGCGCGGCGTGAAGATCGTGGGTCTGGCCTGGGGAGCCACGCGGTATGCTGGGGGCACCGATGCGCCAGGGCCGCTCACGCCCGCTGGACGCGACCTGGTGAAGGCAATGCAGGAGCTCGGCGTGACGCTCGACGCCTCCCACCTGGACGACGCGTCGTTCTGGGACGCTGGAGACCTCGGGCCGCGCATGATCGCGTCGCACAGCAACGCCCGCGCACTCGTGCCCGGTAACCGGCATCTCACGGACGACATGGCCCGCGCCATCGCCACGACGGGCGGCGTAATCGGCCTGGTGTACCTCAGCCGCTTTCTGCGGGCCGGTATCCCCGATCACCAGCGGGTGCCGCTGGAAGCCCTCGCCGAACACGCCCGGCACTACGCTGAATTGATCGGGTGGGATCACGTGGCCCTGGGCACCGACATGGACGGCGGCTTCGGCGCCGATAAGACGCCGCTGGGGATCGAGTCGTACCGGGATGTCCCCTCGGTGCTCGATCTCCTGCCTGCCTTGGCGCGTGCGGGCGTGGCGGGCGGAAACTGGGCCCGCTGGCTGCAGGAGAACCTCTAG
- a CDS encoding HAD family phosphatase: MTALSGLRAVLFDRDDTIAYTDQAVYRDAARWAASRYGLDASHVGHVLAAVWADHTSPDRESSWWHLRTLSEEEAFWSEYGRELTRRLELPADAAPEWLARFPYEAYMKPVSGARDVLSALRTRGLKIGVLSNTLPSIDRTLVAVGLADLIDVAIATCAVGIHKPEPGAYHHAAATLGVEPREILFIDDKAENVAAARAVGMQARLIDLSGQDGDAIHSLAEVLDIVDARWEAVGQ; this comes from the coding sequence ATGACCGCGCTTTCAGGCCTCCGGGCCGTGCTCTTCGACCGGGATGACACCATCGCCTACACTGACCAGGCGGTGTACCGCGACGCTGCACGGTGGGCCGCCTCACGCTACGGCTTGGACGCCAGCCATGTGGGGCATGTCCTGGCCGCCGTCTGGGCCGATCACACGTCGCCTGACCGCGAGTCGTCGTGGTGGCACCTCCGGACTCTGAGCGAAGAGGAGGCCTTCTGGTCAGAGTACGGTCGGGAGTTGACCCGGCGCCTGGAGCTCCCGGCCGACGCTGCGCCGGAATGGCTGGCCCGGTTCCCGTACGAGGCGTACATGAAACCGGTCTCTGGTGCGCGGGATGTACTCTCGGCACTGCGAACCCGGGGGCTGAAGATCGGCGTCCTGAGCAACACGCTGCCCAGCATCGACCGGACGCTGGTCGCGGTCGGGCTGGCGGACCTGATCGACGTGGCCATCGCCACGTGTGCGGTCGGCATCCACAAGCCGGAGCCGGGCGCCTATCACCATGCGGCGGCCACCCTCGGGGTCGAACCCAGGGAGATCCTGTTCATCGACGACAAAGCCGAGAACGTCGCCGCAGCACGCGCCGTAGGAATGCAGGCCCGGCTGATTGATCTCAGCGGCCAGGACGGTGACGCCATCCACTCGCTGGCCGAGGTGCTGGACATCGTGGACGCACGCTGGGAAGCTGTGGGCCAATGA